One genomic segment of Photobacterium sp. DA100 includes these proteins:
- the cobA gene encoding uroporphyrinogen-III C-methyltransferase — protein MPLRKSNSSPSPLPIRPPRPRSNLNRDRQGFVSLVGAGPGDPELLTLKALKAVQSADVILHDHLVTKAIIQNAKPGTNIIEVGKSYNNPSATQEGINTMLVSMAQRGLRICRLKGGDPFVFGRGSEEAIALEQQQIPFEVIPGLTAALGCCAYSGIPLTHRGVSRGFTAVTARGNNEQYQINWESLVNLNHTLVFYMGLHCAAWIASSLMLHGMAGDTPTAIISHGTQPQHYQLSTTLIELENCLLKHKPSAPSLIVVGKTVDLANQIKWHSNHQQTEHLFEHSLQGAI, from the coding sequence ATGCCATTACGAAAAAGCAACTCAAGCCCTAGCCCATTGCCTATCCGGCCCCCCCGCCCTCGCAGCAATTTGAACCGTGACAGGCAAGGTTTTGTCTCCTTGGTCGGTGCCGGGCCCGGCGATCCAGAACTGCTGACACTCAAGGCGTTAAAGGCAGTCCAATCGGCCGATGTCATATTGCATGACCATCTCGTCACCAAAGCGATCATCCAAAATGCCAAGCCTGGCACCAATATCATCGAAGTAGGCAAAAGTTACAACAACCCTTCAGCGACTCAGGAAGGCATCAACACAATGCTGGTTTCCATGGCTCAACGGGGGCTGCGTATTTGCCGCCTCAAGGGAGGAGACCCATTTGTTTTTGGCCGCGGTAGCGAAGAGGCCATTGCCCTTGAACAGCAACAAATCCCATTTGAAGTGATTCCAGGGCTCACCGCGGCATTAGGTTGCTGCGCATACAGTGGTATTCCGCTCACTCACAGAGGAGTCTCGCGAGGGTTTACCGCGGTGACAGCCCGCGGCAACAACGAGCAGTACCAGATCAACTGGGAAAGCCTAGTTAATCTCAATCATACGCTGGTGTTTTACATGGGCTTGCACTGCGCAGCATGGATTGCTTCCAGCCTCATGCTGCACGGCATGGCAGGAGACACCCCAACAGCCATTATCAGCCACGGTACCCAGCCACAGCATTACCAGCTAAGTACCACCCTCATCGAGCTGGAAAATTGCCTGCTCAAACATAAGCCCTCTGCCCCGTCGTTAATTGTCGTCGGTAAGACCGTCGATTTAGCCAATCAGATCAAATGGCACTCCAACCACCAGCAAACTGAACACCTATTTGAACATTCACTTCAAGGAGCTATCTGA
- the yfaE gene encoding class I ribonucleotide reductase maintenance protein YfaE gives MSRVAIRVNGMEVHGNSREPLLTQLEKAGFQPEYQCRNGMCGACRCKLKSGALDQQDSMAFIAPNEVLACCSVPKSNVEVEFDYQLQQQELQANL, from the coding sequence ATGAGTCGAGTCGCCATTCGCGTCAATGGTATGGAGGTTCACGGCAACAGCCGTGAGCCTCTGCTCACCCAATTGGAAAAAGCGGGCTTTCAACCTGAATACCAATGCCGAAACGGTATGTGCGGTGCCTGCCGCTGCAAACTAAAATCCGGCGCGCTCGACCAGCAAGACTCGATGGCGTTTATCGCCCCCAACGAAGTGCTGGCCTGTTGCTCAGTGCCAAAGAGCAATGTCGAGGTCGAGTTCGATTACCAACTGCAACAGCAAGAACTACAAGCCAACCTTTGA
- the asrB gene encoding anaerobic sulfite reductase subunit AsrB, with product MTEQAPTHHCQCQCQCHNKHHGEAANKLLPTAYDILAIEKHTELEWTFRVAKDFDVHYGQFVEISLPLAGEAPISVSDYGDDYIDLLIRKVGQVTDKLFALRPGDKVWMRGVHGNGYPMAEYEQKQLIVIAGGTGVAPVKGLLSHFCRHPESVKQLDMILGFKNREAVLFQPDLTLWRQRQNLIVTLDEGEPDEQFCVGRVTDYIDQLDFSAPEAIQAIVVGPPIMIKFVVLGLLERGLSKEQIWVDYERRMACAVGKCGHCRIGDKYVCLDGPVFRFDQAQYMID from the coding sequence ATGACTGAGCAAGCACCTACCCACCACTGCCAATGCCAATGCCAATGCCACAACAAGCACCACGGTGAGGCAGCTAACAAGCTGTTGCCAACAGCTTATGACATCCTGGCGATTGAAAAGCACACCGAACTTGAATGGACATTCCGTGTCGCCAAGGACTTCGACGTTCACTACGGCCAGTTTGTCGAAATTTCACTGCCACTCGCCGGCGAAGCGCCGATCTCCGTCTCTGACTACGGCGACGATTATATTGACTTGCTGATCAGGAAAGTCGGTCAAGTCACCGATAAGCTTTTTGCGCTTCGTCCCGGTGACAAAGTGTGGATGCGCGGGGTGCACGGCAACGGCTACCCGATGGCTGAATACGAGCAAAAACAACTGATTGTCATTGCCGGGGGGACAGGTGTCGCCCCGGTCAAAGGCTTGCTGTCGCATTTCTGCCGTCATCCCGAATCCGTAAAACAGCTCGATATGATCCTGGGGTTCAAAAACCGTGAAGCCGTGCTTTTCCAGCCAGATCTCACGCTGTGGCGTCAGCGGCAAAACTTGATTGTCACTCTCGATGAGGGTGAGCCTGATGAGCAGTTCTGTGTCGGCCGCGTGACCGACTACATCGATCAGCTCGATTTCTCGGCCCCCGAAGCCATTCAGGCCATCGTGGTGGGTCCTCCTATCATGATCAAATTCGTGGTACTAGGGCTGCTTGAACGCGGCCTCAGCAAGGAACAAATCTGGGTCGACTACGAGCGCCGCATGGCCTGTGCCGTGGGTAAATGTGGTCACTGCCGGATCGGTGACAAATACGTATGCCTCGATGGCCCGGTATTTCGTTTCGACCAAGCCCAATACATGATTGACTGA
- the asrA gene encoding anaerobic sulfite reductase subunit AsrA: protein MAKYLTLDELDEALTHLRSQYRVLAPAYEHFGGRFAHTDNLIYQDIENAADIVWQEKSHFSPKETVLPITQTLFHFHGDEIIQPSDNIKPILLFARSCDIHALERLDHMYLKNGNNRDWYYDRLRKKVKLVLLECQSSFDNCFCVSMGTNKTDNYAAAVRFDDNGVAISIKDPSLQAYFDLLGAENDFEPFFVTSNPVKVRTPDQVCDDPDRIRHILTHYPLWQSYDKRCIGCGRCTTSCPTCTCYSVFDISYNTEARIGERRRQQASCMTGNFTDMAGGHSFRDKTGERLRYRALHKVNDYKARQGTDHMCIGCGRCDDRCPHYISFSNIINRMSDVVESTINSAALEPQHD from the coding sequence ATGGCTAAATACCTCACGCTTGATGAACTCGATGAGGCGCTGACACATCTGCGCTCACAGTATCGCGTCTTGGCACCAGCCTACGAACATTTCGGCGGGCGGTTCGCCCATACCGACAACCTGATTTATCAGGATATCGAAAATGCAGCTGATATTGTCTGGCAGGAGAAGTCCCATTTCTCACCGAAGGAAACAGTGCTGCCTATCACCCAGACCCTGTTTCATTTCCACGGTGATGAAATCATCCAGCCAAGCGATAACATCAAACCTATCCTGTTGTTCGCCCGCTCGTGTGATATCCACGCGCTAGAGCGACTTGATCATATGTACCTGAAAAACGGCAACAATCGCGACTGGTACTACGACCGACTTCGCAAGAAAGTAAAACTGGTCTTGCTCGAATGCCAAAGCAGTTTCGACAACTGCTTCTGCGTCTCGATGGGTACCAACAAGACAGACAACTACGCCGCAGCGGTGCGATTTGATGACAACGGCGTGGCCATCAGTATCAAAGATCCAAGCCTGCAAGCTTACTTTGACCTGCTTGGCGCAGAAAACGATTTCGAACCGTTCTTTGTCACCAGCAACCCGGTCAAGGTCCGCACCCCGGACCAGGTCTGCGACGATCCGGATCGGATCAGACACATCCTGACGCATTACCCGCTATGGCAAAGCTATGACAAACGCTGTATCGGCTGTGGTCGATGCACCACTTCTTGCCCTACCTGTACTTGCTACAGCGTGTTCGATATCAGCTACAACACCGAAGCCCGTATTGGTGAGCGGCGCCGCCAGCAGGCAAGCTGTATGACAGGCAATTTCACCGACATGGCCGGTGGTCATAGCTTCCGTGATAAAACCGGCGAACGACTGCGCTACCGTGCCTTGCACAAAGTCAATGATTACAAAGCCCGCCAAGGTACTGACCATATGTGCATTGGCTGTGGCCGCTGCGACGACCGCTGCCCGCACTACATTTCATTTTCCAACATCATCAATCGAATGAGTGACGTGGTAGAAAGCACCATTAACTCAGCGGCGCTGGAGCCACAACATGACTGA
- the asrC gene encoding sulfite reductase subunit C, translating to MSLDIDIIKTRANGDYRLSKERGECMISVRIPGGIMPAYLLSTAQHIAETFGNGVIHLTTRQKLAMPGIKYQDIPAVNRALEPFIKDITVEQCGIDVEDTQAGYQSIGGRNIVACQGSRICQKANTDTTGLAQRLEHHVYPQPYHLKIVLAGCPNDCAKANMSDFGVLGVAKIEFSSERCIGCGACVRACQHHAVDCLGLENGKAVKEESKCIGCGECVLACPTLAWQRNPKQLYMVKLGGRTSKKTPRVGKLFMNWVTEDVIHQVLNNLFEFEKEMLAGNPVYLHMGHLIDRSGYHAFKRRVLDGVEFNPEAMVADRIYWAEDEYVANMHVKAIGHG from the coding sequence ATGAGTCTCGACATCGACATTATTAAAACCCGCGCCAATGGTGACTACCGCCTGTCCAAGGAGCGGGGTGAGTGCATGATCAGTGTCCGTATCCCGGGGGGGATCATGCCCGCTTACCTGCTTTCCACCGCCCAGCATATTGCGGAAACGTTCGGTAATGGTGTCATCCACCTGACGACCCGGCAGAAGCTGGCTATGCCGGGGATAAAATATCAAGATATTCCAGCGGTAAACCGCGCCCTCGAGCCATTCATCAAGGACATCACGGTCGAACAGTGCGGTATAGACGTGGAAGATACCCAAGCAGGTTACCAGAGCATTGGCGGTCGCAATATCGTCGCTTGCCAAGGTAGTCGGATTTGCCAGAAGGCCAATACCGACACCACCGGCCTTGCCCAGCGGCTGGAGCACCATGTCTACCCTCAACCCTACCACCTAAAAATCGTCCTGGCCGGCTGTCCCAATGACTGCGCCAAGGCCAACATGTCGGACTTTGGTGTGCTCGGGGTTGCCAAGATTGAATTCAGCAGTGAGCGCTGCATTGGCTGTGGGGCATGTGTCCGCGCCTGCCAACACCATGCGGTTGATTGCCTGGGCCTTGAAAATGGCAAAGCGGTCAAAGAAGAGAGTAAGTGCATTGGTTGCGGCGAGTGTGTCCTCGCTTGCCCAACCCTTGCCTGGCAGCGAAATCCGAAACAGCTTTATATGGTTAAACTGGGTGGGCGGACCTCCAAGAAAACCCCCAGGGTCGGCAAGCTGTTCATGAACTGGGTGACCGAAGATGTAATCCATCAGGTATTGAACAATCTGTTTGAATTTGAGAAAGAGATGCTTGCAGGTAACCCGGTATACCTGCACATGGGACACCTCATCGACAGATCGGGCTACCACGCGTTTAAAAGACGCGTGCTCGATGGTGTCGAGTTCAACCCCGAGGCCATGGTTGCCGACCGGATCTACTGGGCCGAGGACGAGTATGTCGCCAATATGCATGTTAAAGCTATTGGTCACGGGTAA
- a CDS encoding aromatic amino acid transport family protein translates to MSMNKTFGSMLIIAGTTIGAGMLALPLASAGLGFTTATLIMFGIWSLMTYTALLMLEVHQYADHQATLNSLARDLLGKKGQFLANFAVCFLMYSLCAAYIAGGGGQLNDKLNNWVGLEVSAQTSTVIFTLVIASIVAIGTHSVDMVNRVLFTLKVIALVVMLSLLAPNVEGGYLVNMPVEKGLIISALPVIFTSFGFHGSIPSIVRYIGLDIKALKKVMIIGSSLPLLIYVFWQLTSQGVLSQQDLMASNSLGSFIGTLSEMLHNPMVSQSVSVFADLALATSFLGVSLGLFDFVADSFKQNDKKHGRVQTAAMTFIPPLAFALFYPQGFITALGFAAIALVILAIFLPVAMVSAQRKQLEANSGYQVAGGKPALLAATGAGVLIITAQFLQMAGVIPAVG, encoded by the coding sequence ATGTCTATGAACAAGACTTTCGGCAGTATGCTGATCATCGCCGGTACGACCATCGGCGCGGGCATGCTAGCCCTTCCCCTGGCCTCGGCCGGACTTGGTTTTACCACAGCCACTTTGATCATGTTTGGTATCTGGTCTTTGATGACCTACACCGCCCTCTTAATGTTAGAAGTGCATCAGTACGCCGATCACCAAGCCACGCTAAATTCCCTGGCCCGTGACCTTCTCGGCAAAAAAGGCCAGTTCCTCGCCAACTTTGCCGTGTGCTTTCTGATGTACTCGCTTTGTGCCGCGTACATTGCCGGCGGAGGTGGTCAACTCAACGACAAACTGAACAACTGGGTAGGATTGGAAGTCTCGGCACAGACCAGCACCGTCATTTTTACCCTGGTGATTGCCAGCATTGTGGCGATTGGTACTCACTCGGTCGATATGGTTAACCGAGTACTGTTTACCCTGAAGGTTATTGCTTTGGTGGTAATGCTCAGCTTGCTGGCGCCAAATGTCGAAGGCGGCTACCTGGTCAATATGCCGGTTGAAAAAGGCCTGATCATTTCGGCACTGCCCGTGATCTTTACCTCGTTTGGTTTTCACGGCAGTATTCCATCTATCGTGCGCTACATCGGCTTGGATATCAAAGCCCTGAAAAAGGTCATGATCATCGGCTCTTCGCTGCCTCTACTGATCTACGTTTTCTGGCAACTGACCAGCCAAGGCGTACTAAGCCAGCAAGATCTGATGGCTAGCAACAGCCTAGGCTCATTCATTGGCACACTGAGTGAAATGCTGCACAACCCAATGGTTAGCCAGTCCGTCTCAGTTTTCGCTGACTTGGCCTTGGCCACTTCTTTCTTGGGTGTCAGCCTGGGCCTGTTTGATTTTGTGGCCGACAGCTTTAAGCAAAACGACAAAAAGCATGGCCGCGTACAAACGGCAGCGATGACATTCATTCCACCACTCGCTTTCGCTTTGTTTTATCCACAGGGCTTTATCACGGCACTGGGTTTCGCTGCCATTGCACTGGTTATCCTGGCGATCTTCCTGCCTGTCGCCATGGTCAGCGCCCAGCGCAAGCAGCTCGAAGCGAACAGTGGCTACCAGGTGGCCGGCGGCAAGCCCGCCCTGCTCGCTGCAACCGGGGCTGGAGTCCTCATTATTACCGCCCAATTTCTGCAGATGGCAGGCGTGATCCCGGCTGTCGGTTAA
- the nrdA gene encoding class 1a ribonucleoside-diphosphate reductase subunit alpha, whose product MNQQLTVTKRDGRKESIDLDKIHRVITWAAEGLENVSVSQVELKSHIQFYEGIKTEDIHETIIKAAADLISEETPDYQYLAARLAIFHLRKKAYGQFEPPKLYDHVTNLVEKGKYDKHLLEDYSKEEFDLMDTYIDHWRDMNFSYAAVKQLEGKYLVQNRVSGEIFESAQFLYMMIAACLFGKYPRDTRMDYIKRFYDAVSQFKVSLPTPIMSGVRTPTRQFSSCVLIECDDSLDSINATSSAIVRYVSQRAGIGINAGRIRALGSEIRGGEAFHTGCIPFYKYFQTAVKCCSQGGVRGGAATLFYPMWHGEVESLLVLKNNRGVEENRVRHMDYGVQINKLMYTRLIKGENISLFSPSDVPGLYDAFFADQDEFERLYVKYEQDSSIKRKSVKAIELFSLLMQERASTGRIYVQNVDHCNTHSPFDPSVAPIRQSNLCLEIALPTKPLNNVEDENGEIALCTLSAFNLGAIDTLDDLEELADLTVRALDALLDYQDYPLPAAYRSTMNRRTLGVGVINFAYYLAKNGVRYSDGSANNLTHEAFEAIQYYLLKASLGLAKEQGACPAFNETTYAQGILPIDTYKKDIDKVCTAELRYDWEGLREEIKTHGLRNSTLSALMPSETSSQISNATNGIEPPRGYVSVKASKDGILKQVVPEYSKYKDNYELLWNIGSNDGYLQLVGIMQKFIDQAISANTNYDPSQQPGGKVPMKLLLKDLLTAYKLGVKTLYYHNTRDGASDSQGDVGADDCTSCKI is encoded by the coding sequence ATGAATCAACAGCTCACTGTTACCAAGCGTGATGGACGCAAAGAAAGTATCGATCTAGACAAAATCCACCGAGTGATCACTTGGGCCGCAGAAGGCCTGGAAAACGTCTCTGTGTCTCAGGTCGAACTAAAATCTCACATTCAGTTCTATGAAGGGATCAAGACTGAAGATATCCACGAAACCATCATTAAAGCAGCAGCTGATCTGATCTCTGAAGAAACGCCTGACTACCAGTATCTGGCAGCCCGTCTGGCCATCTTCCACCTGCGCAAGAAGGCCTACGGCCAATTCGAGCCGCCAAAGCTGTATGACCACGTCACCAACCTTGTCGAAAAAGGCAAGTACGACAAACATTTGCTGGAAGACTACAGTAAAGAAGAATTTGATCTGATGGACACTTACATCGATCACTGGCGTGACATGAACTTCTCTTACGCTGCCGTTAAGCAGTTGGAAGGCAAGTACCTGGTACAGAACCGTGTGAGCGGTGAAATCTTCGAAAGTGCCCAGTTCCTATACATGATGATCGCCGCTTGCCTGTTCGGCAAATACCCGCGCGACACCCGTATGGACTACATCAAGCGTTTCTACGATGCGGTATCCCAGTTCAAGGTTTCACTACCGACACCTATTATGTCAGGGGTTCGTACCCCAACTCGTCAGTTCAGCTCATGTGTACTGATCGAGTGTGACGACAGCCTGGATTCGATCAATGCAACGTCAAGCGCTATTGTACGTTACGTGTCGCAGCGTGCCGGTATCGGCATCAACGCTGGCCGTATCCGTGCCCTAGGCTCAGAAATCCGCGGCGGTGAGGCATTCCACACCGGTTGTATCCCATTCTACAAGTACTTCCAGACCGCGGTTAAATGCTGCTCTCAAGGTGGTGTGCGCGGTGGTGCGGCAACGCTGTTCTACCCAATGTGGCACGGCGAAGTAGAATCACTGCTGGTTCTGAAGAACAACCGTGGTGTTGAAGAAAACCGTGTCCGCCACATGGACTACGGCGTACAGATCAACAAACTTATGTACACCCGCCTGATCAAAGGCGAGAACATCAGCCTGTTCTCTCCGTCTGACGTGCCGGGCCTATACGATGCCTTCTTCGCAGACCAAGACGAATTCGAGCGCCTGTACGTGAAATACGAGCAGGACAGCAGCATCAAGCGCAAGAGCGTCAAGGCGATCGAGCTATTCTCGCTGCTAATGCAAGAACGTGCTTCAACCGGCCGTATCTACGTACAAAACGTCGACCACTGTAATACCCACAGCCCGTTCGACCCAAGCGTAGCGCCAATCCGCCAGTCTAACCTATGCCTGGAAATTGCCCTGCCGACCAAGCCACTGAACAACGTGGAAGACGAAAACGGTGAGATCGCCCTATGTACGCTATCTGCGTTCAACCTAGGCGCCATTGATACACTGGATGACCTGGAAGAGCTGGCAGATCTGACCGTACGTGCGCTTGATGCACTACTTGATTACCAGGACTACCCACTGCCAGCGGCATACCGCTCGACCATGAACCGCCGTACCCTGGGTGTGGGCGTGATCAACTTCGCTTACTACCTAGCGAAGAACGGTGTTCGCTACTCGGACGGCAGCGCCAACAACCTGACCCACGAAGCGTTCGAAGCAATCCAGTATTACCTATTAAAAGCGTCTTTAGGCCTAGCAAAAGAGCAAGGGGCATGCCCGGCATTCAACGAGACAACGTACGCGCAAGGCATCCTGCCTATCGATACCTACAAGAAAGATATCGATAAAGTGTGCACTGCTGAGCTGCGTTACGACTGGGAAGGGCTACGTGAGGAAATCAAAACCCACGGCCTGCGCAACTCAACCCTGTCAGCCTTGATGCCATCAGAGACATCATCGCAGATCTCGAATGCGACTAACGGCATCGAACCACCACGTGGTTACGTATCGGTAAAAGCATCGAAAGACGGCATCCTGAAGCAGGTGGTGCCTGAATACAGCAAGTACAAGGACAACTACGAGCTGCTGTGGAACATCGGCAGCAACGACGGTTACCTGCAGCTAGTTGGCATCATGCAGAAATTCATCGACCAGGCGATTTCGGCCAACACCAACTACGACCCGAGCCAGCAGCCGGGCGGAAAAGTGCCGATGAAACTGTTGCTAAAAGACCTGCTAACAGCGTATAAACTCGGCGTGAAAACCTTGTACTACCACAACACCCGTGACGGCGCTTCTGATAGCCAGGGCGATGTAGGCGCAGACGACTGCACAAGCTGCAAGATTTAA
- the nrdB gene encoding class Ia ribonucleoside-diphosphate reductase subunit beta has product MAYSTFCQTNNDQLKEPMFFGQPVNVARYDQQKFEIFEKLIEKQLSFFWRPEEVDVSGDRIDYNNLPDHERHIFISNLKYQTLLDSIQGRSPNVALLPIVSIPELETWIETWSFSETIHSRSYTHIIRNIVNDPAVVFDDIVGNEHIIKRAGDISKYYDDLIAATSDYHRFGEGTHTVNGDTITVNLRDIKKKLYLCMMSVNALEAIRFYVSFACSFAFAERELMEGNAKIIKLIARDEALHLTGTQHILNLLRTGQDDPEMAEIAKECKEECFAIFRDAAEQEKEWAEYLFKDGSMIGLNKDILCQYVEYITNLRMAAVGLEHAYPGATQNPIPWINSWLSSDNVQVAPQEAEISSYLVGQIDNDVSADDLGDFEL; this is encoded by the coding sequence ATGGCATACAGCACTTTCTGTCAAACCAATAACGACCAACTAAAAGAGCCAATGTTCTTTGGCCAGCCTGTCAACGTTGCGCGTTATGACCAACAAAAATTTGAGATTTTCGAAAAGCTGATCGAAAAACAGCTTTCTTTCTTCTGGCGCCCGGAAGAAGTGGATGTGTCCGGCGACCGTATCGATTACAACAACCTGCCGGATCACGAGCGCCACATTTTTATCAGCAACCTGAAGTACCAGACCCTGCTGGACTCAATTCAGGGTCGCAGCCCTAACGTGGCGCTGCTGCCGATTGTGTCGATCCCAGAGCTGGAAACCTGGATTGAGACCTGGTCGTTCTCCGAGACGATCCACTCGCGCTCTTACACCCACATTATCCGTAATATCGTTAACGATCCTGCGGTCGTGTTCGACGATATTGTCGGTAACGAGCATATCATCAAGCGTGCTGGCGATATTTCCAAGTACTACGATGATCTGATCGCCGCGACCAGTGACTACCACCGCTTCGGCGAAGGCACGCACACGGTCAATGGCGACACCATCACGGTAAACCTGCGTGACATCAAGAAAAAGCTCTACCTTTGCATGATGTCGGTCAACGCGCTGGAAGCGATCCGCTTCTACGTCAGCTTCGCCTGCTCGTTCGCATTCGCCGAGCGTGAATTGATGGAAGGTAACGCTAAAATCATCAAATTGATCGCCCGTGACGAAGCATTGCACCTAACCGGTACCCAGCACATCCTGAACCTGCTGCGCACCGGCCAGGACGATCCGGAAATGGCTGAAATTGCCAAAGAATGCAAGGAAGAGTGCTTTGCTATCTTCCGTGATGCGGCCGAACAGGAAAAAGAGTGGGCAGAATACCTGTTCAAAGACGGTTCGATGATCGGCCTGAACAAAGACATCCTGTGCCAATACGTTGAGTACATTACCAACCTACGTATGGCAGCGGTGGGGCTTGAGCATGCCTACCCGGGTGCGACACAGAACCCGATCCCTTGGATCAACTCTTGGCTCTCATCTGACAACGTCCAGGTTGCGCCTCAGGAAGCGGAGATCAGCTCCTACCTGGTTGGCCAGATCGACAACGATGTCAGCGCCGATGACCTGGGTGACTTCGAACTATGA
- a CDS encoding CinA family nicotinamide mononucleotide deamidase-related protein, with the protein MLKVAMISTGEEVLHGDITDTNAAWLSALFFQRGFPLSRRTTVGDQLDFLAKEIEHCSLTADVVIVNGGLGPTTDDLTAQAAAIAANVGLELVDEWVEAMEQKYAQLGRVMPETNLKQAMLPQGSEVLDNPIGTACGFAMQINRAWVFFTPGVPSEFKKMTHEQILPRLEESYTTNARECIRLHTFGLSESGIGQSLQSIALPEGFELGYRSAIPFIEVKVFCPSEHPQTQALVAAIASLLGDNLVGHNQPLLAEVGELVEKNGYSLALAEHFTGGFLTSWLHDDIRLAEHVAQSWVLGRGNAPEYTAKLPLEAALSLAQAAREKNQADLGLAIGTEQTDGVVVALVTPEGEWAQLVSTKRRYAVRDHRHVLAALGLDMLRRWLEGKPVFGHSESLQRVTHIENRY; encoded by the coding sequence ATGCTGAAGGTAGCAATGATAAGTACGGGCGAAGAAGTGCTTCACGGCGACATTACTGATACCAATGCCGCTTGGTTATCGGCACTGTTCTTTCAGCGCGGGTTCCCTCTGTCGCGGCGGACTACCGTGGGTGATCAGCTTGATTTCTTGGCCAAGGAAATTGAGCATTGCAGCCTCACTGCCGATGTGGTGATTGTCAATGGCGGTTTAGGCCCGACAACCGATGACCTGACCGCACAGGCCGCGGCCATTGCGGCAAATGTCGGCTTGGAGTTGGTCGACGAGTGGGTCGAGGCGATGGAGCAGAAATATGCCCAACTGGGGCGCGTGATGCCCGAGACCAACCTCAAGCAGGCGATGTTGCCACAAGGTTCGGAAGTATTGGATAACCCCATCGGCACTGCTTGCGGGTTCGCGATGCAGATTAACCGAGCCTGGGTTTTCTTCACCCCCGGGGTCCCGAGCGAATTCAAGAAAATGACCCATGAGCAAATCCTGCCGCGGCTGGAGGAGAGTTACACCACCAATGCTCGGGAGTGTATCCGGCTCCATACGTTTGGTTTGTCGGAATCGGGTATTGGCCAGTCGTTGCAATCTATTGCGCTGCCGGAAGGCTTCGAGCTAGGTTACCGCTCAGCGATCCCATTTATTGAAGTGAAGGTGTTCTGTCCGTCAGAACACCCGCAAACCCAGGCATTGGTGGCAGCTATTGCCAGCCTGTTAGGGGATAACCTGGTTGGCCATAACCAGCCTTTGCTGGCGGAGGTTGGCGAACTCGTTGAAAAAAATGGGTATTCACTAGCGCTAGCCGAGCATTTTACCGGCGGCTTTCTGACTAGCTGGCTACATGATGACATACGACTAGCAGAGCATGTCGCTCAGTCCTGGGTGCTGGGCAGAGGCAATGCGCCTGAGTATACCGCTAAGCTACCGCTAGAGGCTGCTTTGTCACTGGCGCAGGCTGCTCGGGAGAAAAATCAAGCGGATCTCGGCTTGGCTATAGGGACAGAGCAAACCGATGGCGTGGTGGTGGCGTTGGTGACACCCGAAGGGGAATGGGCGCAGCTAGTATCGACCAAACGCCGCTATGCCGTGCGTGATCACCGTCATGTGTTGGCTGCCCTTGGCCTCGACATGCTCCGCCGCTGGCTGGAAGGCAAACCGGTGTTTGGCCATTCGGAATCACTGCAGCGTGTTACTCACATCGAAAACAGATACTAG